In a single window of the Anguilla rostrata isolate EN2019 chromosome 4, ASM1855537v3, whole genome shotgun sequence genome:
- the dzip1l gene encoding cilium assembly protein DZIP1L isoform X1, giving the protein MPRPYWETIAITLGTGSCTIITAPGRRVCLVTLQRVHIWYHPNQGVLRNKMNCFQPFHRNHLYSSTVFLPKHRAMPGQQLPSEVFSALTAAPPWSPGPLQPLRFRTRREPVDWRRLGALDVDRVAREMDVAVLQEYINAVTFCDVEAERCPHCRGPVDPALLKVLRMSQLSTEYLLHCQDYLSAQLTGLEERLQGALSQLEQEGKERARLDAELQAVRQESRRRKKMIATQQLLLQAGASNYHKCHCCEKSFINYSYLQAHLQRRHPEVTDAERQKRRQVEQMEDGIEELRERLRLTQSKLEAEREAEALRKQQELEQQQKKEASERQELESWKEEERRKFQQEIGDLKQLLLQEFKDISNQGSSIEAKLQELQVRPVAVSNLGALRDEEEQDDREARERELRRESELRGERELRRDNELMGKIAQQKSKWKRRLHDIHSGHLLEKQELQNENERLRMALSSDQKTALQSLQQQISSLAAQMKRKDKIIQSQEEKIKKLSTRPVAASPVIPDEESSELEEQEDLGDSGDRTQKSSLSHSFRPILEGKLEDRLESMGLRKGTKGISKQTFRSLSSLVTGQRQQKARQFSDLLGLRETLTQEVTHRVRRQWRSQGSPLPTVSTNRRTPVSPKQQKSPKARSPTVKAPAKQVQSQAPQPAPRSTVPLQAPRTRPQRNSTPPFSSEEDSTRDAAPISSPRSKSMPSVRVVQSGVKQNLAADPGDDWSDSEPSEGPVSNRTPKSQGSVVQSLTRSLERQLSSPRTKPVGGTRVMPPATASSHRPRPVVQLSDEDSDLELSSIEDISPQAAVGRAPRTRRSADSAGSPGTSVWSSSASRGGGW; this is encoded by the exons ATGCCACGGCCTTATTGGGAAACAATAGCCATTACCTTGGGAACTGGCAGTTGTACAATAATTACGGCTCCAGGGAGACGGGTCTGCTTAGTTACTTTGCAGAGAGTACACATTTGGTATCATCCCAATCAGGGTGTTTTAAGGAATAAAATGAACTGTTTCCAG CCATTCCACAGGAACCACCTGTACAGCAGCACTGTGTTCCTCCCCAAGCACCGTGCCATGCCAGGGCAGCAGCTCCCCAGCGAGGTCTTCTCCGCCCTCACTGCCGCTCCCCCCTGGAGCCCGGGCCCCCTTCAGCCCCTCCGCTTCCGGACCCGGAGAGAACCCGTGGACTGGCGCCGCCTCGGCGCCCTGGACGTGGACCGCGTGGCCCGCGAAATGGACGTGGCCGTCCTGCAGGAGTACATCAACGCCGTCACGTTCTGCGACGTGGAGGCCGAGCGCTGCCCCCACTGCCGCGGCCCCGTGGACCCCGCACTGCTCAAGGTCCTGCGCATGTCCCAGCTCAGCACCGAGTACCTGCTGCACTGCCAGGACTACCTGAGCGCCCAGCTGACCGGGCTGGAGGagcgcctgcagggggcgctctctcagctggagcaggaggggAAGGAGCGGGCCCGGCTGGATGCAGAGCTGCAGGCGGTGCGCCAGGAGAGTCGGCGCAGGAAGAAGATGATCGCCACGCaacagctcctcctgcaggctgGCGCCAGCAACTACCACAAA TGCCACTGCTGTGAGAAGTCCTTCATCAATTATTCCTATCTGCAGGCCCACTTGCAGCGCCGACATCCTGAGGTCACAGATGCAG AGAGGCAGAAGCGGAGGCAGGTGGAGCAGATGGAGGATGGGATTGAGGAGCTGAGGGAAAGGCTGAGGCTGACTCAGTCCAAACTggaggcggagagggaggcagaggccCTGAGGAAGCAGCAG gagctggagcagcaaCAAAAGAAAGAGGCCAGTGAGAGGCAGGAGCTGGAGAGCTGGAAagaagaggaaaggaggaagTTTCAGCAGGAGATCGGTGACCTGAaacagctcctcctgcaggaatTTAAGGACATATCCAACCAGGGTTCTTCCATCGAGGCA AAACTCCAGGAGCTTCAAGTCAGGCCAGTGGCCGTTTCGAACCTCGGGGCGCTGCGTGACGAGGAAGAGCAGGATGACAGGGAggcccgagagagagagctgaggcGGGAGAGCGAGCTGAGGGGAGAGCGAGAGCTGAGGCGAGACAACGAGCTGATGGGGAAGATCGCCCAGCAG AAAAGCAAGTGGAAGAGGAGGCTCCATGACATCCACAGTGGGCACCTGTTAGAGAAGCAGGAA CTGCAGAATGAGAACGAGAGGCTGAGAATGGCCTTGTCCTCAGACCAGAAGACAGCGCTACAGAGCTTGCAGCAGCAAATCAGCTCCCTGGCTGCACAGATGAAGCGCAAGGACAAGATTATTCAGTCACAGGAGGAGAAG ATCAAGAAACTGTCTACGAGACCTGTAGCAG CTTCTCCAGTTATCCCAGATGAAGAATCGTCAGAACTGGAAGAGCAGGAAG ACCTGGGGGATTCGGGGGACAGGACACAGAAATCCAGCCTCTCGCACTCCTTCAGGCCCATCCTGGAAGGAAAGCTGGAGGATAGGCTTGAGAGCATGGGGCTGAGAAAG GGGACAAAGGGAATCTCAAAGCAGACCTTCAGGAGTCTGAGCTCTTTAGTGACGGGACAGAGGCAGCAGAAGGCGCGGCAGTTCTCGGACCTGCTGGGCCTCAGAGAGACGCTGACCCAGGAGGTGACCCACAGAGTTCGCCGCCAGTGGAGGAGTCAGGGCTCCCCCTTACCCACCGTCAGCACCAACC GGAGGACACCTGTCAGTCCTAAGCAACAGAAAAGCCCAAAGGCCAGGAGCCCTACTGTGAAGGCCCCCGCCAAACAGGTGCAATCCCAGGCTCCACAGCCAGCCCCAAGGTCCACAGTACCGCTCCAGGCCCCTCGAACCCGTCCACAGAGGAACAG CACTCCTCCCTTCAGCTCAGAGGAAGACTCGACCAGGGACGCCGCCCCCATTAGCAGTCCCAGGAGCAAATCCATGCCCTCGGTGCGGGTGGTCCAGTCGGGGGTCAAGCAGAACCTCGCCGCGGACCCTGGAGATGACTGGTCAGACTCCGAGCCATCAGAGGGCCCCGTCAGCAACAGAACGCCAAAGTCACAAG GTTCTGTGGTCCAGTCACTGACGAGAAGCCTGGAAAGACAGCTCAGTTCCCCCAGGACCAAGCCAGTGGGTGGGACGAGAGTGATGCCACCGGCGACCGCCTCGTCCCACAGACCCAGACCCGTGGTGCAG CTGTCTGATGAGGACAGTGACCTGGAGCTGTCTTCTATTGAAGACATCTCGCCGCAGGCGGCGGTTGGCCGCGCCCCGAGGACACGCAGGAGTGCAGACTCGGCAGGGTCCCCAGGGACCAGCGTGTGGAGCTCGTCAGCcagcaggggagggggctggtga
- the LOC135252461 gene encoding claudin-18-like, which translates to MAVTLCQVMGFVLSTLGVGGVIAATGLDQWSTEDLYSNPVTAVYSYYGLWRSCVRQSSGFTECRPYFTILGLPGLFQAVRALMIVGIVVGAIGILISIFSLKCIKIGSMEDTAKANMTLTSGIMFAIAGVCSIAGVSVFANLVVTTFMMTTYSTPFLGMSGLGSGALGGTLTPRYTFGAALFVGWVAGGVLIVGGVMMCLACRGLMPEKTRFNAVSYRAPSHNTNYRSEDRNRPAYDGSFKEDGRRSNQRFDYV; encoded by the exons ATGGCAGTTACTCTGTGCCAAGTGATGGGGTTTGTGCTGAGCACCTTGGGGGTTGGCGGGGTCATTGCGGCCACTGGGCTAGACCAGTGGAGCACCGAAGACCTCTACAGCAACCCGGTGACGGCGGTCTACTCCTACTACGGCCTCTGGAGGTCCTGTGTGAGGCAGAGCTCTGGGTTCACCGAGTGCCGGCCATACTTCACCATCCTCGGCCTGCCAG GTCTCTTCCAAGCAGTGAGAGCCTTGATGATCGTGGGAATCGTTGTTGGAGCAATTGGCATCCTGATTTCGATTTTTTCtctgaagtgcattaaaatAGGATCCATGGAAGATACAGCCAAGGCTAACATGACCTTGACATCTGGGATCATGTTTGCTATCGCAG GTGTCTGTTCTATTGCTGGAGTTTCTGTTTTCGCCAATCTGGTAGTGACTACCTTCATGATGACCACCTACAGCACTCCATTTTTGGGAATGAGTGGACTGGGCTCTGGGGCGTTAGGGGGAACTCTTACTCCCAG GTATACATTTGGAGCCGCCCTCTTTGTTGGCTGGGTGGCTGGGGGTGTGTTGATTGTAGGCGGGGTTATGATGTGCCTGGCCTGTAGAGGATTGATGCCAGAAAAGACTCG cttcAATGCTGTAAGCTATAGAGCGCCCTCCCACAACACCAACTACAGGTCTGAGGACAGGAACAGGCCAGCCTATGACGGGTCTTTCAAGGAGGATGGCAGGAGATCCAACCAAAGATTTGACTATGTATAA
- the dzip1l gene encoding cilium assembly protein DZIP1L isoform X2, with product MPGQQLPSEVFSALTAAPPWSPGPLQPLRFRTRREPVDWRRLGALDVDRVAREMDVAVLQEYINAVTFCDVEAERCPHCRGPVDPALLKVLRMSQLSTEYLLHCQDYLSAQLTGLEERLQGALSQLEQEGKERARLDAELQAVRQESRRRKKMIATQQLLLQAGASNYHKCHCCEKSFINYSYLQAHLQRRHPEVTDAERQKRRQVEQMEDGIEELRERLRLTQSKLEAEREAEALRKQQELEQQQKKEASERQELESWKEEERRKFQQEIGDLKQLLLQEFKDISNQGSSIEAKLQELQVRPVAVSNLGALRDEEEQDDREARERELRRESELRGERELRRDNELMGKIAQQKSKWKRRLHDIHSGHLLEKQELQNENERLRMALSSDQKTALQSLQQQISSLAAQMKRKDKIIQSQEEKIKKLSTRPVAASPVIPDEESSELEEQEDLGDSGDRTQKSSLSHSFRPILEGKLEDRLESMGLRKGTKGISKQTFRSLSSLVTGQRQQKARQFSDLLGLRETLTQEVTHRVRRQWRSQGSPLPTVSTNRRTPVSPKQQKSPKARSPTVKAPAKQVQSQAPQPAPRSTVPLQAPRTRPQRNSTPPFSSEEDSTRDAAPISSPRSKSMPSVRVVQSGVKQNLAADPGDDWSDSEPSEGPVSNRTPKSQGSVVQSLTRSLERQLSSPRTKPVGGTRVMPPATASSHRPRPVVQLSDEDSDLELSSIEDISPQAAVGRAPRTRRSADSAGSPGTSVWSSSASRGGGW from the exons ATGCCAGGGCAGCAGCTCCCCAGCGAGGTCTTCTCCGCCCTCACTGCCGCTCCCCCCTGGAGCCCGGGCCCCCTTCAGCCCCTCCGCTTCCGGACCCGGAGAGAACCCGTGGACTGGCGCCGCCTCGGCGCCCTGGACGTGGACCGCGTGGCCCGCGAAATGGACGTGGCCGTCCTGCAGGAGTACATCAACGCCGTCACGTTCTGCGACGTGGAGGCCGAGCGCTGCCCCCACTGCCGCGGCCCCGTGGACCCCGCACTGCTCAAGGTCCTGCGCATGTCCCAGCTCAGCACCGAGTACCTGCTGCACTGCCAGGACTACCTGAGCGCCCAGCTGACCGGGCTGGAGGagcgcctgcagggggcgctctctcagctggagcaggaggggAAGGAGCGGGCCCGGCTGGATGCAGAGCTGCAGGCGGTGCGCCAGGAGAGTCGGCGCAGGAAGAAGATGATCGCCACGCaacagctcctcctgcaggctgGCGCCAGCAACTACCACAAA TGCCACTGCTGTGAGAAGTCCTTCATCAATTATTCCTATCTGCAGGCCCACTTGCAGCGCCGACATCCTGAGGTCACAGATGCAG AGAGGCAGAAGCGGAGGCAGGTGGAGCAGATGGAGGATGGGATTGAGGAGCTGAGGGAAAGGCTGAGGCTGACTCAGTCCAAACTggaggcggagagggaggcagaggccCTGAGGAAGCAGCAG gagctggagcagcaaCAAAAGAAAGAGGCCAGTGAGAGGCAGGAGCTGGAGAGCTGGAAagaagaggaaaggaggaagTTTCAGCAGGAGATCGGTGACCTGAaacagctcctcctgcaggaatTTAAGGACATATCCAACCAGGGTTCTTCCATCGAGGCA AAACTCCAGGAGCTTCAAGTCAGGCCAGTGGCCGTTTCGAACCTCGGGGCGCTGCGTGACGAGGAAGAGCAGGATGACAGGGAggcccgagagagagagctgaggcGGGAGAGCGAGCTGAGGGGAGAGCGAGAGCTGAGGCGAGACAACGAGCTGATGGGGAAGATCGCCCAGCAG AAAAGCAAGTGGAAGAGGAGGCTCCATGACATCCACAGTGGGCACCTGTTAGAGAAGCAGGAA CTGCAGAATGAGAACGAGAGGCTGAGAATGGCCTTGTCCTCAGACCAGAAGACAGCGCTACAGAGCTTGCAGCAGCAAATCAGCTCCCTGGCTGCACAGATGAAGCGCAAGGACAAGATTATTCAGTCACAGGAGGAGAAG ATCAAGAAACTGTCTACGAGACCTGTAGCAG CTTCTCCAGTTATCCCAGATGAAGAATCGTCAGAACTGGAAGAGCAGGAAG ACCTGGGGGATTCGGGGGACAGGACACAGAAATCCAGCCTCTCGCACTCCTTCAGGCCCATCCTGGAAGGAAAGCTGGAGGATAGGCTTGAGAGCATGGGGCTGAGAAAG GGGACAAAGGGAATCTCAAAGCAGACCTTCAGGAGTCTGAGCTCTTTAGTGACGGGACAGAGGCAGCAGAAGGCGCGGCAGTTCTCGGACCTGCTGGGCCTCAGAGAGACGCTGACCCAGGAGGTGACCCACAGAGTTCGCCGCCAGTGGAGGAGTCAGGGCTCCCCCTTACCCACCGTCAGCACCAACC GGAGGACACCTGTCAGTCCTAAGCAACAGAAAAGCCCAAAGGCCAGGAGCCCTACTGTGAAGGCCCCCGCCAAACAGGTGCAATCCCAGGCTCCACAGCCAGCCCCAAGGTCCACAGTACCGCTCCAGGCCCCTCGAACCCGTCCACAGAGGAACAG CACTCCTCCCTTCAGCTCAGAGGAAGACTCGACCAGGGACGCCGCCCCCATTAGCAGTCCCAGGAGCAAATCCATGCCCTCGGTGCGGGTGGTCCAGTCGGGGGTCAAGCAGAACCTCGCCGCGGACCCTGGAGATGACTGGTCAGACTCCGAGCCATCAGAGGGCCCCGTCAGCAACAGAACGCCAAAGTCACAAG GTTCTGTGGTCCAGTCACTGACGAGAAGCCTGGAAAGACAGCTCAGTTCCCCCAGGACCAAGCCAGTGGGTGGGACGAGAGTGATGCCACCGGCGACCGCCTCGTCCCACAGACCCAGACCCGTGGTGCAG CTGTCTGATGAGGACAGTGACCTGGAGCTGTCTTCTATTGAAGACATCTCGCCGCAGGCGGCGGTTGGCCGCGCCCCGAGGACACGCAGGAGTGCAGACTCGGCAGGGTCCCCAGGGACCAGCGTGTGGAGCTCGTCAGCcagcaggggagggggctggtga